A genomic stretch from Podospora pseudoanserina strain CBS 124.78 chromosome 3, whole genome shotgun sequence includes:
- a CDS encoding hypothetical protein (EggNog:ENOG503NUAW; COG:U), with amino-acid sequence MATEKRSLTSLGSGSGQSGQVTQTDTTPQMSDVEKIAPASGPPGAAVGGDEDLYKPKSVKFWVTILCNFLALFLVALDRTIIATAVPRITDEFNSLGDIGWYGSSYMLTTACAQLVFGRIYKFYDKKWTFFTSILVFEIGSAICGSATNSIVFILGRAIAGLGGAGIFSGTLLVLIDMVPLHKRPQFQGLFGMVFGLASVMGPLVGGGFTGGATWRWCFYINLPIGAVASVFLWWWWTPKTEDHPPAPFSQHVKRLDPIGILFLFPGIVCLFIALQWGGSTYDWNDWRIIVLFVFFGLCTIAYTTVQIKLPETATIPPRVITQRSVFFGTLYTFFLSGSMLMLVYYVPIWFQTVKQVDPIKSGIYTVPLVLSLVFSSIGSGFATQAIGYYVPSMIVAPILMSIGEGLLSTLTEDSPSSHWIAYQFLAGFGVGFGMQTSGLAVQAVLSKQDMPAGIAINFFVQQLGGAVFTSVGQTILSNILVSQLQDIPGIGGSRIIVTEGATHLLDRVGPEYRSQVVDAYEFACRHIFLAALGVVLVALLMAFGMEWVSIKKKQGPGGPGGPGQAAGPPAQGANEGPVLSATTTEKGTDALKRHSKSSSSGRDSISQQKPDEPKSEKDTAVIEGAVPTTKAAL; translated from the exons ATGGCTACCGAAAAGCGATCTCTGACTTCGCTCGGCAGCGGGAGCGGGCAGTCGGGACAGGTCACCCAGACCGACACGACTCCTCAGATGAGCGACGTCGAGAAGATTGCCCCGGCTTCAGGTCCTCCGGGAGCGGCTGtcgggggggatgaggaccTCTACAAGCCTAAAAGTGTCAAATTCTGGGTCACGATCCTGTGTAACTTTCTCGCCCTCTTCTTGGTGGCCCTGGATcgcaccatcatcgccacggCTGTCCCGAGAATTACGGACGAGTTTAATTCTCTGGGCGATATTGGTTGGTATGGCTCCTCATACATGCTGACGACGGCCTGTGCCCAACTGGTTTTCGGCCGCATTTATAAGTTCTACGACAAGAAGTG GACTTTCTTCACAAGCATTCTGGTTTTTGAGATCGGCTCGGCTATCTGCGGATCCGCTACAAACTCGATTGTCTTCATCCTGGGTCGAGCCATTGCCGGCTTGGGCGGAGCCGGCATCTTTTCCGGCACACTTCTGGTTCTGATCGATATGGTTCCACTGCATAAGAGGCCCCAGTTCCAAGGCCTCTTTGGTATGGTCTTTGGGTTGGCGTCTGTGATGGGTCCTCTTGTCGGCGGTGGTTTTACTGGAGGAGCTacctggaggtggtgtttctacatcaacctcccaatTGGTGCCGTCGCCTCGGTTTttctctggtggtggtggactcCCAAAACGGAGGATCATCCGCCGGCCCCTTTCAGCCAACATGTCAAACGCCTGGATCCCATTGGTATACTGTTTCTCTTCCCGGGCATAGTCTGTCTCTTCATTGCCTTGCAATGGGGTGGGTCGACCTATGACTGGAACGACTGGCGCATCATTGTCCTGTTTGTCTTCTTTGGACTCTGCACTATCGCCTACACCACGGTCCAAATCAAGCTGCCCGAGACCGCAACCATTCCACCGAGGGTAATTACGCAGAGGAGTGTGTTCTTTGGCACCCTCTACACATTCTTCCTATCAGGATCCATGCTAATGCTGGTGTACTATGTGCCAATCTGGT TCCAAACAGTCAAGCAAGTCGATCCGATAAAGTCGGGAATCTACACTGTGCCACTGGTGCTCAGCTTGGTCTTCTCCAGCATAGGCTCCGGGTTTGCCACCCAGGCAATTGGCTATTATGTGCCGTCCATGATCGTGGCGCCCATTTTGATGTCGATCGGTGAGGGCCTTCTCAGCACCCTCACAGAGGACAGTCCTTCATCTCACTGGATCGCCTACCAGTTCCTGGCTGGTTTTGGCGTGGGCTTCGGCATGCAGACTAGCGGTCTTGCTGTCCAGGCGGTGCTCTCCAAGCAAGATATGCCGGCGGGAATTGCTATCAACTTTTTCGTACAGCAGTTGGGTGGTGCCGTCTTCACCTCGGTCGGGCAAACAATTCTCAGCAACATTCTCGTGTCCCAGTTGCAGGATATCCCTGGCATTGGCGGATCCAGGATCATTGTGACCGAAGGCGCCACACATCTCCTTGACAGAGTAGGGCCCGAGTACAGGTCTCAAGTAGTAGACGCCTACGAATTCGCATGCAGACACATATTCCTGGCAGCACTCGGAGTGGTGCTGGTCGCCTTGCTTATGGCATTTGGCATGGAGTGGGTCAGCATTAAGAAGAAGCAGGGCCCCGGAGGTCCAGGAGGTCCAGGCCAGGCAGCAGGTCCGCCAGCACAAGGAGCCAACGAGGGACCCGTCCTATCTgccacaacaacagagaAGGGAACCGACGCTCTCAAGCGCCACAGCAAGTCATCTTCCTCAGGACGGGATAGCATCTCGCAGCAGAAGCCTGACGAACCCAAGAGCGAAAAAGACACGGCAGTAATCGAGGGGGCTGTCCCCACAACAAAAGCTGCCCTTTAA
- a CDS encoding hypothetical protein (EggNog:ENOG503NYB6; COG:L), with amino-acid sequence MATEQHLEQPPSPSRLPITGSEPSVMKLTRGHSCVLCQQRKVRCDKQKPCANCLKAQVECRVVPPQPPRRRKKKPHERDLIERLRKYEHLMSQHGLSFEPIAQDLRPSDNGDDVADLEQDLSGLKTSPSSTADHVSPDQANDKSKWYPNNSYYKDQYRNADDDSSDEDYEGPTLHHAYDAMFDNNDGFPFVVGGATQSVTSHHPPAIQMFQLWQIYISNVNPLLKINHTPTLQAQIISASTAINKISRPLEALMFAIYFAAITSMNDDEVQSTFGEDKAVLLGKYHHATQQALVNAGFMRSTDLAVLQALFLYLLCVRQYVDPRSLFCLIGMAVRIATRLGIHRDGAQFGLTPFETEQRRRLWWQLVIFDKRVAEITGSSITALSTCASDCNFPSNVNDTDLSVHAKDHLPPHHGPTEMVFCLTRIELTVASSQTGNMRPGPSTPGGRPGVNNKAQKVQYSPSPSSPDLVTHVANQTLPHDLASFHLYIENRYLKHCDQRIPLHSFTLLMTRQALSKLRVIDFLTRSSGIESVNPAEREELFIEAIRTVELDNMIQRAPELQGFRWYTYQHFPFPAYIFLISELRVRTTGSLCERAWDAMIENHDRRGLLRRNLRSPLHIAFGHFFVKAWDAREQAELQLGRVLPTPQIVTLLRNTVSKMKRPTGPPLDGGDHQASVPGPPVALPPPIVGGNDPPPGLYPGKGMPLTPETTGPVPGAGPQGGPPGGPGPGMMAMGDAPVMFNGYEGLNPLFNSASGPGPGGGQVGGPGGGGGPGGMEEMDFGQMDWNYLVQYSSFGAFNPAYYHQGGAGPAGSHP; translated from the exons ATGGCCACAGAACAGCATCTGGAGCAGCCGCCGTCGCCCTCGCGGCTCCCCATCACTGGTTCCGAGCCGTCGGTGATGAAGTTGACGCGCGGTCACTCATGCGTGCTGTGTCAACAACGCAAGGTTCGATGTGACAAGCAAAAGCCTTGCGCCAACTGCCTCAAGGCCCAGGTCGAGTGTCGCGTCGTGCCCCCACAGCCACCAAGAcgcaggaagaagaagccgcaTGAGAGGGACCTCATCGAGAGACTTCGGAAATACGAGCACTTGATGTCCCAGCACGGCCTCTCCTTTGAACCCATCGCCCAGGACCTCAGGCCCTCGGATAATGGAGACGACGTTGCCGATCTGGAGCAGGATCTGAGCGGGCTCAAGACCTCGCCCTCAAGCACCGCCGACCATGTCTCGCCAGATCAGGCCAATGATAA ATCGAAATGGTATCCCAATAACAGCTACTACAAAGAC CAATATCGCAACGCCGACGATGACTCCTCGGACGAGGACTACGAGGGCCCAACGCTTCACCATGCCTACGATGCCATGTTCGACAACAACGATGGCTTCCCTTTCGTCGTGGGCGGCGCAACGCAAAGCGTGACtagccaccacccaccagccATCCAAATGTTTCAGCTCTGGCAAATCTACATCAGCAATGTCAACCCTCTGCTCAAGATCAACCACACACCGACACTCCAAGCCCAGATCATCAGTGCCAGCACGGCCATCAACAAGATATCGAGGCCCCTGGAGGCCTTGATGTTCGCCATCTACTTTGCCGCCATCACATCCATGAATGACGACGAGGTTCAAAGTACCTTTGGCGAAGACAAGGCAGTCTTGTTGGGAAAGTACCACCACGCCACCCAGCAGGCACTTGTCAATGCTGGCTTCATGCGCTCGACCGACCTGGCCGTGCTCCAAGCCTTGTTCCTTTACCTG CTCTGTGTTAGACAATATGTAGACCCACGATCCCTGTTTTGCCTGATCGGTATGGCGGTCAGAATAGCAACGAGGCTGGGAATTCACCGCGACGGAGCTCAGTTTGGCTTGACACCGTTTGAAACGGAACAGCGGAGACGCCTGTGGTGGCAGCTCGTCATATTCGACAAGCGAGTGGCGGAAATTACTGGTTCATCCATCACCGCATTGTCGACATGTGCAAGCGACTGCAATTTTCCCTCCAATGTCAACGATACAGACTTGAGCGTCCACGCCAAGGACCATCTGCCCCCGCACCATGGGCCGACGGAGATGGTATTTTGCCTCACCCGCATCGAGCTTACTGTAGCATCCAGCCAGACCGGCAACATGCGTCCTGGGCCCTCCACTCCCGGAGGCAGACCCGGGGTCAACAACAAGGCGCAGAAGGTGCAATATAgcccttctccatcctccccggaCCTTGTCACCCATGTGGCCAACCAGACGCTGCCTCACGACCTGGCCAGTTTTCACCTGTATATTGAGAACAGGTATCTGAAGCATTGCGACCAACGCATCCCTCTTCACTCGTTCACATTGCTCATGACGCGCCAGGCGCTTTCCAAGCTCCGCGTCATCGACTTTTTGACTCGTAGTTCGGGGATCGAGAGTGTCAACCCAGCCGAGCGAGAGGAGCTTTTCATAGAAGCCATCAGGACGGTTGAGTTAGACAACATGATCCAGAGGGCTCCAGAACTGCAAGGGTTCCGGTGGTATACATACCAGCATTTCCCATTTCCCGCCTACATCTTTCTCATATCGGAGCTTAGAGTGCGAACGACGGGTAGCTTGTGCGAGCGGGCGTGGGACGCTATGATCGAAAATCACGACCGCCGGGGGTTACTTAGGAGGAATCTCCGGTCACCGTTACACATTGCGTTTGGACACTTCTTTGTGAAGGCGTGGGATGCGAGAGAGCAGGCCGAATTGCAGCTGGGGAGAGTGTTGCCAACGCCCCAGATTGTGACGCTGCTGAGGAACACGGTCTCCAAGATGAAGAGGCCGACGGGGCCGCCGTTGGATGGAGGTGACCATCAGGCTAGTGTGCCCGGGCCGCCTGTcgctctgccgccgccaatcGTCGGTGGGAATGACCCGCCACCGGGACTGTATCCAGGAAAGGGGATGCCGTTGACCCCCGAGACAACGGGGCCGGTGCCCGGAGCGGGGCCGCAG GGAGGACCGCCGGGAGGACCAGGACCAGGGATGATGGCAATGGGTGATGCGCCCGTCATGTTTAATGGATATGAAGGCCTGAACCCCTTGTTCAACAGTGCCAGTGGACCTGGACCGGGAGGTGGACAAGTTGGCGGAcctgggggaggaggagggccagGTGGGATGGAAGAAATGGACTTCGGGCAGATGGACTGGAACTACCTGGTGCAGTACAGTTCTTTTGGGGCGTTCAACCCTGCTTATTACCACCAGGGCGGCGCGGGTCCTGCGGGGAGTCACCCATGA
- the SET3 gene encoding SET domain-containing protein 3 (EggNog:ENOG503NYD8; COG:S), with amino-acid sequence MTDKLPPLQTPFAPPNQTSPASFLPPAAAAVRDDLPRPEPVEEEPYTIKCVCNYPDDDGNTIFCESCETWQHIECYYPDKVEDVSAADFPHSCVDCDPRSIDSQQAHERQRARIAGPLAAEPSDKKPKRPPTKSHKKKPKPTDLQINGHGHHSLEHATKHPAPHDNRQPSKKTKGSHKSSQSISAPGPKRSPSYGNAKAAHSHPLSPATTPPDLPDDFEIHTYSQTFQLLCNEQPSVRNVKVNSFAGLSVSNTMTSWLRNPEKMKKETGLSGKDVFSKLPDNASSLRGKVEVQQTRKNVAPGTVLQWHDLRATSTIEKDSLLMEVNGHIGFQTEYCAELENRWDDLTTPLPFVLFHPLLPLYIDTRREGSEARFVRRSCRPNAALDTFLSDEGEYHFWLVSERDIAPREQITIAWDFRFPTAQKARMLRILGLGDEVTGAQSEVAADEEEYLKLANWVSIVLSEFGGCACDLGPECAFALFHRKHLNKTQPKKTKKRKPKAQHAISPSSTGHATNSRAPSEGHLDDAPEHEHRSISGSSRSKPPSRDMTPTARQGSFDTLGILTEPTDRDKRKVAMVEDSFRRMEQQQPPRKKKRVSDGTAAPHSRASKAKLTAQTPNVSNGLSDRLYADAGTGTSVRSKSGSPTSPHTIPPHGRHTKKAASRKGSVAAAPPRPVPTADPPVYVDAAVQTDPERETATPQRRVGCALRKRALDNRRQLRAEEEERRKRRAIDHAGSVSGADASPGQGLSLSSPISSKGPDSSPATVVSSKDVAMTDAPSTTKPVVSPLSMASMKHKSPDLRVQMPPVPAFGSPVSGSLSAGTPLSAGGSVMQSPFSVNGFPSPFGPPSVNGIAPAPSPVKKKMSLSDYKRRINEGRPSAATSLRPPSMTTEEPKSAPAEGSAPSTSAVTGSATTSTTAPKTGGNDNQSTGSVAPSSTAKD; translated from the coding sequence ATGACAGACAAGCTCCCACCATTGCAGACGCCTTTCGCGCCTCCTAATCAGACTTCACCAGCTTCGTTTTTGCCTCCAGCAGCCGCTGCGGTTCGAGATGATCTGCCGAGGCCGGAGCCTGTCGAGGAAGAGCCATACACGATAAAGTGTGTGTGCAATTATCCAGACGATGATGGTAATACTATCTTCTGCGAGTCATGCGAAACGTGGCAGCATATCGAGTGCTACTATCCCGATAAGGTCGAGGATGTCTCTGCTGCCGACTTCCCGCATTCTTGCGTGGACTGTGATCCACGGAGCATCGATTCACAGCAGGCACATGAACGTCAGCGAGCCAGGATAGCAGGCCCCCTGGCGGCAGAGCCGTCGGATAAGAAGCCGAAGCGCCCTCCCACCAAGAGccacaagaagaagccaaagccaacagATCTCCAGATCAACGGACATGGCCACCACAGCTTAGAACATGCGACAAAACATCCCGCTCCACACGACAACCGCCAGCCTAGCAAGAAGACGAAGGGCTCACACAAGTCTAGTCAGTCGATCAGCGCGCCGGGCCCGAAACGAAGTCCTTCCTATGGCAATGCCAAAGCAGCGCACTCGCACCCTTTGAGTcctgccaccacccctcccgaTCTTCCCGACGACTTTGAGATACACACCTACTCCCAAACCTTCCAGCTGCTCTGCAATGAGCAACCGTCTGTTCGGAATGTCAAGGTCAACAGTTTTGCCGGACTGTCAGTCTCCAACACGATGACGAGTTGGCTGCGCAATCCGGAAaagatgaagaaagaaacagGCCTGTCAGGCAAAGATGTATTTTCGAAGCTTCCTGACAATGCCAGCTCGCTCAGGGGCAAGGTTGAGGTCCAACAAACCAGGAAAAATGTCGCGCCAGGGACAGTGTTGCAGTGGCATGATCTCCGAGCGACATCGACAATCGAAAAGGACTCGCTGCTTATGGAGGTCAATGGTCACATTGGCTTCCAAACCGAGTACTGTGCCGAACTAGAGAATCGATGGGacgacctcaccaccccgcTCCCTTTTGTACTctttcaccctctcctccccctttatATCGATACCCGAAGAGAGGGTTCCGAGGCCCGCTTTGTCAGGCGCAGTTGCAGGCCAAATGCCGCCCTTGACACGTTTCTTTCCGACGAAGGCGAATATCACTTCTGGCTCGTGAGCGAGCGAGACATTGCACCCAGAGAACAAATCACGATAGCATGGGACTTTAGGTTCCCCACCGCCCAGAAGGCGAGGATGCTCCGAATTCTTGGTCTAGGCGACGAGGTGACGGGTGCCCAGTCTGAAGTCGCCGCCGATGAGGAAGAGTATCTAAAGCTCGCCAACTGGGTGTCGATCGTGCTTTCGGAATTTGGAGGGTGTGCTTGTGATCTAGGGCCCGAGTGCGCGTTTGCCTTGTTTCACAGAAAACACCTAAACAAGACACAACCaaaaaagaccaagaagcgcaagcCGAAAGCTCAGCATGCGATCTCGCCCAGCAGCACAGGACATGCCACCAACAGCCGAGCTCCTAGTGAGGGCCACTTGGATGATGCTCCTGAGCACGAGCATAGGTCGATATCTGGCTCCTCCCGCAGCAAACCACCGAGTCGCGACATGACGCCAACAGCGCGTCAAGGTTCATTCGATACCCTTGGGATACTTACCGAGCCGACGGACCGCGACAAGCGAAAGGTTGCCATGGTGGAAGACTCGTTCCGCCGcatggagcagcagcaaccgcccCGTAAGAAGAAGCGGGTGTCAGATGGGACTGCCGCACCCCATTCAAGGGCTTCCAAAGCCAAGTTGACTGCGCAAACACCAAACGTATCAAATGGTTTATCCGACCGCCTCTATGCCGACGCTGGTACGGGTACCTCTGTCCGAAGCAAATCCGGGTCGCCCACTTCCCCTCATACCATCCCACCGCATGGTCGTCATACGAAAAAGGCAGCCTCTAGAAAAGGCTCAGTCgctgctgcccctcctcgtccggtACCGACTGCCGATCCACCAGTATACGTCGATGCTGCCGTCCAGACGGATCCTGAGCGAGAAACAGCGACGCCTCAGCGGAGGGTGGGATGTGCTTTGAGGAAAAGAGCTTTGGATAACCGTCGTCAGCTCcgtgccgaggaggaagaaaggaGAAAACGAAGAGCGATTGACCATGCCGGTTCCGTCTCAGGGGCCGATGCTTCGCCCGGTCAAGGATTATCTTTATCATCTCCGATTTCATCCAAGGGACCCGACAGCAGCCCAGCGACAGTTGTCAGCTCCAAGGATGTGGCCATGACGGATGCCCCATCAACTACAAAACCGGTCGTTAGCCCATTGTCGATGGCGTCGATGAAGCACAAATCGCCCGATCTCCGGGTGCAAATGCCTCCAGTCCCTGCGTTTGGCAGCCCGGTTTCTGGCTCTTTATCCGCCGGCACCCCGTTATCTGCTGGCGGGTCGGTCATGCAGTCACCTTTCTCTGTCAACGGATTTCCAAGTCCATTTGGTCCACCATCAGTCAACGGCATAGCGCCCGCCCCTAGtccggtgaagaagaagatgagccTAAGCGACTACAAGCGGAGGATAAACGAAGGCCGACCATCGGCCGCGACAAGCCTCAGGCCCCCCTCCATGACTACAGAGGAGCCCAAGTCTGCGCCAGCGGAGGGTTCCGCGCCGTCAACATCAGCTGTGACGGGCAGTGCAACGACTTCGACGACCGCGCCCAAGACCGGTGGGAACGACAACCAAAGTACCGGCTCAGTTGCCCCGTCCTCCACTGCAAAGGATTGA
- the NPC2 gene encoding Phosphatidylglycerol/phosphatidylinositol transfer protein (BUSCO:EOG09264UJF; EggNog:ENOG503P3WJ; COG:S), whose product MRFSTTLLALATAVSANPLNTFRSEKQSLVRRDDLQIPGDNPLKYCDADRGDDIITIEKVDLSPNPPEAGTTLIIEASGTVKETILEGAYVNLQVKYGYIRLINTQADLCKEIKNVDLDCPIEKGKISITKSVDLPKEIPPGKYTVEADVYTVDDEHITCLTATVVFGKKSFGSILGDL is encoded by the exons ATGAGGTTCTCAACAACCCTTCTCGCCCTTGCCACGGCGGTCAGCGCgaaccccctcaacaccttccGCAGTGAGAAGCAATCACTTGTCCGCCGCGACGATCTTCAAATTCCCGGTGATAACCCCCTCAAGTACTGCGATGCCGACCGCGGGGACGATATCATCACTATCGAGAAGGTGGACTTGAGTCCAAACCCACCTGAGGC tggcaccaccctcatcatcgaGGCCAGCGGCACGGTCAAGGAGACCATCCTCGAAGGCGCTTACGTCAACCTCCAGGTCAAGTACGGCTACATCCGCCTCATTAACACCCAGGCCGATCTCtgcaaggagatcaagaacgTCGACCTTGACTGCCCAATTGAGAAGGGCAAgatctccatcaccaagtcTGTTGACCTCCCCAAGGAGATCCCACCT GGAAAATACACCGTCGAGGCCGACGTCTACACCGTGGACGACGAACACATCACCTGCTTGACCGCCACTGTTGTTTTCGGCAAGAAGTCGTTCGGCAGCATCCTTGGTGACTTGTAG
- the VMA7 gene encoding H(+)-transporting V1 sector ATPase subunit F (COG:C; EggNog:ENOG503P3TN; BUSCO:EOG09265FI4): MASQADYKDRQFLAVIGDEDSVTGLLLAGIGHVTSPPTTKNFLVVDAKTETSAIESAFEKFTTERKDIGIVLINQHIADRIRYRIDTYTQAFPTVLEIPSKDHPYDPEKDSVLRRVRRLFGE, translated from the exons ATGGCCTCCCAAGCAGACTACAAAGACAGGCAATTCCTCGCCGTGATAGGAGACGAGGACTCCGTTactggccttctcctcgccggCATTGGT cacgTAACTTCCCCCCCGACAACCAAAaacttcctcgtcgtcgacgcCAAAACCGAAACCTCGGCCATCGAGTCCGCCTTTGAAAAGTTCACCACCGAGCGCAAAGACATTGGCATCGTGCTCATCAACCAACAT ATCGCAGACCGGATACGCTACCGCATCGATACCTACACCCAGGCCTTCCCCACCGTCCTCGAGATCCCCTCCAAAGACCACCCTTATGACCCCGAAAAGGACAGCGtgctgaggagggtgagaagGCTGTTTGGTGAATAA
- a CDS encoding hypothetical protein (EggNog:ENOG503NYBC; COG:S) — protein MPPTRLVRRQPLSERIKARLNPGDFYLWLSEEIQTFDWDSTAFGTRFGLAANFLFLIARANIVSRPDVDDVFGDAPASGPLTFLARFSMWALTAISCLNAFYTLTRSRTYRLFEANVEQNAPSTPSAHRVRVDSSPASSSPLGVIQSLLSSETAEQRAHPDKTRDVWEMKVWDPYPATLRLFCLFSPGHVLIHWLFLPLVAMDPRPSVTVFKCMALQAILSAQMWLLHFKFTRQGKDNAIIQKEVMHEYDVKYVHPRLHPVYREVGIQVSINDDKIEQEYVAVGTPSSVLRRSFETHPNPNYAKIIDPDGLQAIKPRNTFAGTPRGRVSTNPFTPLAAKTARPSTPGTISTPSAQLLGYPDRGDHHHLPASVTVNRRSTAAPAVSSTGSFTKSFTSSFENEASTPAPQPPSMNRAVSPFKAGTPMRSSSGSNPLGVPPSYGGSLGLHQHKDSPLKKAMSMEGIGRSPRNNREMAALEQRQLNERFRERSSPVKQRLQGTLGIEQEEGEEEEGNNNASIGGGSSLAHSPEKLANLRANRWTQERFPTRRL, from the exons ATGCCGCCGACGCGCCTGGTACGGCGACAGCCGTTGTCGGAGAGGATCAAGGCGCGTCTGAATCCTGGCGACTTTTATCTGTGGCTTTCGGAGGAGATTCAGACGTTTGACTGGGACTCTACCGCTTTCGGCACTCGGTTTGGACTTGCGGCCAactttctcttcttgatTGCAAGGGCTAATATCGTCTCGCGTCCggatgtggatgatgttTTTGGCGATGCTCCGGCCAGTGGCCCGTTGACCTTCTTG GCTCGTTTTAGCATGTGGGCTTTGACTGCCATCTCTTGCCTGAACGCCTTTTACACCCTGACCCGATCGCGTACCTACCGTCTATTCGAGGCAAACGTCGAGCAAAATGCCCCCTCCACGCCCTCTGCGCATCGCGTCCGCGTCGATTCTTCACCCGCGTCTTCGAGCCCATTGGGCGTAATCCAGAGCCTCCTGAGTTCCGAAACCGCCGAGCAGCGAGCGCACCCCGACAAGACACGCGATGTGTGGGAGATGAAGGTCTGGGATCCGTATCCGGCCACGCTTCGCCTGTTCTGCTTGTTCAGCCCCGGCCACGTCTTGATTCACTGGCTCTTCTTGCCTCTCGTTGCCATGGACCCCCGCCCCAGCGTCACCGTTTTCAAGTGCATGGCTCTGCAagccatcctctccgcccagATGTGGCTCTTGCACTTCAAGTTCACCCGTCAGGGCAAGGACAACGCCATCATTCAGAAGGAGGTCATGCATGAGTACGACGTCAAGTATGTCCACCCTAGACTGCACCCTGTCTACCGCGAGGTTGGCATTCAGGTCTCCATCAACGACGACAAGATCGAACAGGAATACGTCGCTGTTGGGACGCCATCCTCTGTCCTCCGTCGTAGCTTTGAGAcgcaccccaaccccaactaCGCCAAGATCATCGACCCCGACGGGCTTCAGGCCATCAAGCCGAGAAATACATTTGCTGGCACACCTAGGGGGCGCGTTTCCACAAACCCATTCACCCCCCTCGCGGCGAAAACAGCTAGACCCAGCACCCCAGGCACCATCTCGACCCCCTCGGCCCAACTCCTCGGCTACCCCGACCGcggagaccaccaccacctcccggCCTCAGTAACTGTTAACCGCAGAAGCACCGCCGCCCCGGCCGTTTCGTCGACTGGGTCCTTTACCAAATCTTTTACTTCCTCGTTTGAAAACGAAGCCTCGACCCCTGCCCCTCAACCCCCGTCAATGAACAGGGCTGTCTCCCCCTTCAAGGCAGGAACGCCGATGCGGTCCAGCTCGGGAAGCAACCCGCTGGGTGTCCCCCCGAGCTACGGCGGAAGTCTAGGGCTGCATCAGCACAAGGACAGCCCCCTGAAGAAGGCGATGAGTATGGAGGGGATCGGGAGGTCGCCGAGGAACAAcagggagatggcggcgCTGGAGCAGAGGCAGTTGAATGAGAGGTTTAGGGAGAGGAGCAGTCCTGTTAAGCAGAGGTTGCAGGGTACTCTGGGGattgagcaggaggagggcgaggaggaggaggggaacaATAATGCAAGtattgggggtgggagtaGTTTGGCGCATTCACCGGAGAAGTTGGCGAATTTGAGGGCTAATAGGTGGACGCAGGAGAGGTTTCCCACTCGGAGGTTGTGA